The window ATTCGTCCAGTTTTAGCTGTGATTGAATTAGCTGGAGCATTAATCATTAAGCCATTTTCATTATTAGTACGTTTGTTTGCAAATATTTCTGCAGGACATATTGTAGTAATGAGTTTAATAGCTATTATGTTTACTCTTAAAAAATCTTTAGGAGTTGTAGGAGCTACAGGATTATCATTAGTATTATCCTTTTTTATAACATTAATTGAAGTATTAGTTGCTTTCTTACAAGCGTATATCTTTACCATGCTTTCTGCATTGTTTATTGGTATGGCTGTAGCAGAGCACGATCATGATCATGCACATGATGATCATGGTAAAGAAGTCCCTGACGCAGAAGATGTGCGAGGAGATTTTATTTAACAAGAGTTTTTTTAATTTAACTATAAATTTTTTATTATGTACAATTTAATTGGAGCAGGTTTAATCGTAATCGGAGCAGGAATTGGTCTTGGTCAAATTGGTGGAAAAGCAATGGAAGGTATTGCACGTCAACCAGAAGCAACAGGAAAAATCCAAACAGCAATGATTATTATTGCAGCACTTTTAGAAGGATTAGCATTCGGTGCTTTATTCTTAGGAAAATAAGCAGCAATCAAATTAAGAACACAAACCTGTAACGGTTGGTTACAGGTTGTGTTTATTAAATTAAAAAAAGAAGAAATTTAAATACATTTAGAAATGGATAAGTTATTAAATGATTTTTCACCAGGATTGTTTGTAGTACAAACAATACTTCTTTTACTATTAATTTTATTAATGGTAAAATTTGCATGGAAACCTATCATGAGTTCTTTAACAGAAAGAGAAGAAGGAATTCAAGGTGCTTTAGATGCTGCTGAAAAAGCAAAATTAGAAATGCAAAACCTGCAAGCAGATAATGCAAACTTATTAAAAGAAGCACGTGCAGAACGTGAGTCTATGCTTAAAGAAGCAAGAGATATTAAAAACACAATGATTGACGACGCTAAAACGGAAGCTCAAGCACAAGCAAACAATATGATTGCTCAAGCACAAGCTGCTATTGAAAGCGAAAAGAAATCGGCTATGGCAGAATTAAAAAGCCATGTTGCTGGTCTATCTATTGAGATTGCAGAAAAAGTAGTACGTCAAGAATTATCTAACAAAGACAAACAACTAGAATTAGTAGAGTCTATGTTAAATGATGCTAAATTAAACTAAGTTTAAATCATGGCAGGAGAAAGAGCAGCAATACGTTACGCAAAAGCAGTTTTAAGTTTAGCTACAGACAAAAATACAGCGGAGGTTGTAAATGCAGATATGGAGCTAATTAATAATACAGTGGAGCAAAGTAAAGACTTAAAAGATATGCTTTATAGCCCTGTAATTAGTTCGACTGTAAAAAAAGCAGCTTTATTAGAAATCTTTAAAGGAATCAATCCTGCAACGGTTAACCTAATAGATACGTTAATTACGAATAAGAGAACAAGTTTATTAGCAGAAGTAGCTTCTAAGTTTATTACCTTATACGAGCAACAAAAAGGAAGTCAAATTGCAATAGTTACAACAGCTGTACCTTTAACAGAAACTTTAGAGTCTAAAGTTTTAGCAAAAGTTAAAGAACTTACAGGGAAAGAAACAGCAATTAAAAATATAGTAGATGAAAGCATTTTAGGTGGTTTCATATTAAGAGTTGGAGATACGCAGTATGATGCTAGTATATCTAACCAATTGAATAAATTGAAAAGAGAATTTACAATAAACTAAGATATTTATATCTAAATAAATAAGTAAGATGGCAGAAGTAAAACCAGCTGAAGTATCAGCAATCTTAAAACAACAACTATCCGGTTTTGAAGCAAGCGCTTCATTAGACGAAGTTGGAACAGTATTAACAGTAGGTGATGGTATTGTACGTGCTTACGGATTAGCTAACGCGCAATATGGTGAGTTAGTAGAATTCGATGGCGGATTAGAAGGTATTGTACTTAATCTTGAAGAAGATAATGTAGGTATTGTACTTTTAGGAACTTCAGTAGGAGTTAGAGAAGGTTCTACAGTAAAACGTACTAATCGTATTGCTTCTATTAAAGTAGGAGAAGGTATTGTTGGTCGTGTTGTAGATACACTAGGAAATCCTATCGATGGTAAAGGACCAATCGCTGGAACTACTTATGAGATGCCTTTAGAGCGTAAAGCTCCTGGAGTTATCTATAGAGAGCCAGTAA is drawn from Lacinutrix sp. WUR7 and contains these coding sequences:
- the atpE gene encoding ATP synthase F0 subunit C, which produces MYNLIGAGLIVIGAGIGLGQIGGKAMEGIARQPEATGKIQTAMIIIAALLEGLAFGALFLGK
- a CDS encoding F0F1 ATP synthase subunit B, with protein sequence MDKLLNDFSPGLFVVQTILLLLLILLMVKFAWKPIMSSLTEREEGIQGALDAAEKAKLEMQNLQADNANLLKEARAERESMLKEARDIKNTMIDDAKTEAQAQANNMIAQAQAAIESEKKSAMAELKSHVAGLSIEIAEKVVRQELSNKDKQLELVESMLNDAKLN
- the atpH gene encoding ATP synthase F1 subunit delta, producing the protein MAGERAAIRYAKAVLSLATDKNTAEVVNADMELINNTVEQSKDLKDMLYSPVISSTVKKAALLEIFKGINPATVNLIDTLITNKRTSLLAEVASKFITLYEQQKGSQIAIVTTAVPLTETLESKVLAKVKELTGKETAIKNIVDESILGGFILRVGDTQYDASISNQLNKLKREFTIN